gcacgcatgcgctcaccatccccggagttctaatctcccACACCtgtcactaatcacacacacactctctacaCTAGTATTTAGAGTCATTCGCCAAATGTTCATTGCGAAGTATACATTCAGTAGACTAGTTCTCTGCATTTCCAAGCCTTTCACATTCGTTTGCTATCTTTGTTCTCTCGACCTCTTTTCCCGTTTACGACTACGCTTTCTGCCTGTCCCCTTGTGCTTTGTTTgtccgatcgcctgacccttgctTGTTTTACGACTACGTCTTTGGAACTACCCTTTACTACACACCGCTTCTGCTTCTGTGCCGACTCCGGTTCGTGACAACcaattttaagtttaagggggcaattagtttttcacatgggtgataggtgttggataactttttttgctttaatttaaaaaataaaaattaaactgtactgtgtttattcaggttgcctttgttttatgttgtatttcatttgaagatctaaaactatttagtatgagatatacagaaaaacagaagaaatcacgatggggacaaatactttttcacagcactatgtcttttttaataaatgactcTCGTCAACTCTCTACTTTCTATGGagctttaaattttttaaaaatgttaataaagaaaataaaaataacccaaataaacTGTGAGCTATATGAATGGTGGGAGTGAAAAAGGACCAAATAGAATATATTACTTTacatatttaaacaagaaataaacaagataaatataCATCACTGGACAATATGATGCGGAAAataatttgaaaataatttgCGGAAAAAcactgatctgtgtgtgtgtgtgtgtgtgtgtgtgtgcgcgtgtgtgtgcatgatgtcGCCACAAGTCCatgatttatatattaaatctgAGCAGCTCTTCTTTCAGCTGCATTTCCCACAATTCCCTAATCCAGCACCAGCTCAGGATTCTGGGAAATCATAAACCGGTGCACACGATTTGACAGTTCAGGTCCGATGCGCCTCTCTTTAGCTCCGCCTCTCACAGTGAGGTCAGCCAATAATCCACACTGCTCTTCTTCTGACTCTGTTTTCTCATAGGCCTGattggacagagagagagagagacagagagagggaaatagataaagagacagtgagagagagacagaaagagagacagagacagagagagagacagagagagggaaatagataaagagacagtgagagagagacagagagagagagagagagagagacagagagagagacagagacagaaagagagacagagacagagagagagagagagacagaaagagagacagagacagagagagagacagagacagagagagagagagagagagacagaaagagagacagagacagagagagagacagagagagggaaataaataaagagacagtgagagagagagagagagagagagagagagagagagagagacagaaagagagacagagagagagacagagagagaaagagagacagagacagagagagagacagagacagagagagagacagagacagagagagagacagagacagaaagagagacagagacagaaagagagacagacagagagagggaaataaataaagagacagtgagagagagagagagagagacagagacagaaagagagacagagacagagagagagacagagagagggaaatagataaagagacagagagagagagagagagagagagacagagagagaaagagagagagagagagcagattATTCAACATGAACACTACGCAGTACAAAGATCTAGGAAGAAGAATGAGTAAAGTTCAGTAGTGGTTTATTTCACTATGTAggccactgtgggcgtgtcccaagtCACACACTCTATTCACTATATAAATGTCGAGAGCCTATCACAGTTGACGTATACTATAGACTACTATAGTGAATGTTTAGAATAAATCTGTAATACGCAGTCTACAAGAAGGTCTTGAACTGGACCTATGTATGCCAATCATCAACGAGAGAACAGAATGATGTAGTGATGACTGTGTAGCATCTTTAAACACAGTCAAATCTACAAACAGGATTATATCTGAACATCAGCATTATATCTGAACATCAGGGTTATATCTGAACCTCAGGCTTGTATCTGAACATCAGACATGTATCTGAACATCAGACTTGTATCTGAACATCAGACATGTATCTGAACATCAGACATGTATCTGAACATCAGGATTGtatctgaacatttttttatCATTGGTCACAGAGGCAATTAATACATCAAAggagttttaaatgtttggaGTTTGTGAATGAGAACTTCATTaagattaacatttgttgaacGATTGATACAGTATATATGGTTGGGTTCTGCCCCACCTGCCCCTATGAACGAGCCGCCACTGGAAGCATGTAAAAACACAGAGGACTCTGAAAGGTAGTGGCCTCTGGGTGGAGGGGCCACAGGCTGAGGAATCTGGGAAGATCCAGACTTTGGAAGACAGACTCTGGGAGGAAGGCTCTGGGAGAACCCGTGGTAATTACTCTCTGTATAACTCTGGGTAGGTGGTGGACCCTAGAATAACGTTACCTGCAGGAGGAGTTGGGGGGAGGGGTAAGCAGTGGTCACAGCTGCTGCCATGGCGACACTGACACGGTTGAGCTGCTGTATTTGTCTTGTCCACACCTGAGCGAGGCCCCGCCCACTACGCTCAACACGCACTCCCCCTGTCCACAAACCATTCACACAGAAACCCAGATCGGGATTGTCCTGCAGtgttctgaacacacacacaaacacacacacacacacacacacactaaaatcaAATGGAGATCAGGCAACATGGTAAAGAATagagaactctgtgtgtgtgtgtgtgtgtgtgtgagagagagagagagagaaagagagagagagagagagagagagatactgacCTAAAGGGGCGTTTAGATAAGGCCTTGGTAACAGCACACACATGATCCGTGACTTCCTGccagccaaacaggaagtggactGTCACATTCTTGCACAGCTGCAGGTACACCAGCACCTTAACAACATGGAAACACACAAACTATGACATCACACAAAACATCATCCTATCATTTATCCTTAATGTTTAAGGGTGACGGTCTCAACTGAACTGGAGAGACAGGAAGTTATTAGCTTAACTTAGCTTAttagttaattatctgattcgTCAAACTTCTAGATGGTTAACTAGCTAGAACAAAGCAAGCACACAAAATAGTTGGTGTGTTATCTATCTAGTTTATAACTAGCTGGCTTAGCGAGTAGCATGTTAACAAGCTAATTTGCTAAATAGCCACATAGCTAATAAGATGATTTTCTTGCCTAGCATGCTAACTACGTGGTTTGCTAATTAGCCGCTGAATAACATGCAATCACTATACATTGTATATTTTCCTGGTTTGCTTCTTAGCTTCCTAGCATGCTAATTTGCATCCTAACTCAAACGGTAACTACATAAGTTGTTAGCTACTAAATAACTGTTTTGCTAACGTGCAAATTATTGTACAGTGAATGTTCTAAATGTTATGGAGTCAACACTATGACATCATCAGAGGTAAAGGTCAAGTGTTAAGTGACAGCAGGAAGTGACCTCTGACCTGCTCGATGTCGATGTTCTGGAGTCCGAGGTGAGAGCGAGGACACACCTCGTCTTCATCATCGTCAACGTCATACGAGCCGCcgctacatacacacatacggcCTTGTATAACTGTCCATCACAGGACCCCAtaagtgaagtgtgtgtgtgtgtgtgtgtgtgtgtgtgtatgtatgtgtgtgtaccgttGGCAGTTCTGTCTCCCGGTCACCAACAGTGAAACAACTGCCCCTGTGTTTCTGTTCAGATAATCACAGAGGGGCTGAAACAGAGAATTCGCCTCCTCACAACCACCAATCAGAGTCTGAGATGGACAACAGGAAACACATCACACCCGTACACAGCTGCTTTATATCTTTCCCTGCAGCATGGATATATATCagacaggccacacccacaagaAACAAAGACGGGAAGTGGACGAGGGAAAGTGTTCATAACATAAACGAGACACAGCCCATGTGTAAGTGATGTGGAGTTTTCACCTGTTTGATGGACATCATCATGTCCTTGAACTCCAACTGAGTGACCACCATCAGCACCTGATCTTCCTGAACCACCCTACAGTCTTCATCCtcagtctacacacacacacacacacacacacacacgagtcagtgtgtgtgaggcagtGAGAATTTACTGATTTACAATGAAAGGTTTTGTAGTGCAGTATGAACGCATTTGTACTAAGCGACTCTTACTGGAGGAGGTCAGGAACTGCTTGCTGACAGTGGCAATCACGGAGCATGAGACGTTTAGGTGAGATCTGATGATTtgtagtgtgatggtgttttGTGACCAGGTTTCAGTGCTAACGTAGAGCCTTATCATCAGGACTGAATAAAGAAATGGAGCGTGACGAGCTTCATTCTGCAGAACAGTTCCCGTTTCCTTCCTGCATAGTTCCATATAATCTGAGACTGATCATAAACGGACTTACAAATGGGTTGTTTAACAAAATAATTCTTATAATTAGAGATAGACAAAAATCCACCAGTTGCATTgcggagcggctgagaagggtccgctgtcattatacagcacgagagcggcctctagaggcgaaataaaaattAATCACTGACTAATtctgttgttttatttgaagtgttttttattttggacatctctattttttttatttgttatttggagtgttactttttggttcagtttggatattcatattttatttactttaatatttattaatagtttatatttatttgatttaaaaacgTACAGGTGCAGTCAGTATTGTTTATATCtgtaaagttcagcaatattttaattCGAGTGTTATGTTTCATTCGGTATCAGGTTTATGATGGGTTATCAGCAGGTAGGTACCGCCCAACTTATTTATCTGTATCAGTAATATTCATTATATCTCTCGACCTGTAGTTATAACTGATGAGGTGGTGGAGTTTTTTTGctaaaaagagaaatatttattgtttattctaGGAGACTTGGGTGTAAACACTCTCAGTCTcactttctgttttctcagtaaTGACAGGCTGTGCctgtcagagagagacacagagaaagagagagtgagacagagagagagtgagacagagagagagagagagagagaggggcaggtgagggaacaactgcaCAGCTATAATGTAATGAAAACAGGAAGGAACTCGTCTCTCAGATGTTTCACGACATTAAATCTAACAATAAACCGTTAAAACGTGCGACgtgtcgttcattaataaattaaatactgtaAGTGTTGGCCAATCACACCGTCTGGAGcgttattccttatataacCAGAACACTTCGGCAGTGTTAAATGTAATGTAGGAACGATTAAATTGTTAATAATC
This genomic window from Ictalurus punctatus breed USDA103 chromosome 1, Coco_2.0, whole genome shotgun sequence contains:
- the LOC108271937 gene encoding probable crossover junction endonuclease EME2 isoform X1; the protein is MSELKRAQTWEISDSEAEQEPGTVAEPESRVEPPPEPAVQYPSPGGRRRGNRGESREERSADKDRRGEERERQKEERERQRERQKEERERQRERQKEERERQKEEKRQEQKRKKEAAERVKRLKPEEYLKTVTVSIHPVLLQDSGCDVLLSTLAGLEQRNRVEEHDLTHSVSWSRKLPVCTEDEDCRVVQEDQVLMVVTQLEFKDMMMSIKQTLIGGCEEANSLFQPLCDYLNRNTGAVVSLLVTGRQNCQRGGSYDVDDDEDEVCPRSHLGLQNIDIEQVLVYLQLCKNVTVHFLFGWQEVTDHVCAVTKALSKRPFRTLQDNPDLGFCVNGLWTGGVRVERSGRGLAQVWTRQIQQLNRVSVAMAAAVTTAYPSPQLLLQAYEKTESEEEQCGLLADLTVRGGAKERRIGPELSNRVHRFMISQNPELVLD
- the LOC108271937 gene encoding crossover junction endonuclease EME1 isoform X2; this encodes MSELKRAQTWEISDSEAEQEPGTVAEPESRVEPPPEPAVQYPSPGGRRRGNRGESREERSADKDRRGEERERQKEERERQRERQKEERERQRERQKEERERQKEEKRQEQKRKKEAAERVKRLKPEEYLKTVTVSIHPVLLQDSGCDVLLSTLAGLEQRNRVEEHDLTHSVSWSRKLPTEDEDCRVVQEDQVLMVVTQLEFKDMMMSIKQTLIGGCEEANSLFQPLCDYLNRNTGAVVSLLVTGRQNCQRGGSYDVDDDEDEVCPRSHLGLQNIDIEQVLVYLQLCKNVTVHFLFGWQEVTDHVCAVTKALSKRPFRTLQDNPDLGFCVNGLWTGGVRVERSGRGLAQVWTRQIQQLNRVSVAMAAAVTTAYPSPQLLLQAYEKTESEEEQCGLLADLTVRGGAKERRIGPELSNRVHRFMISQNPELVLD
- the LOC108271937 gene encoding crossover junction endonuclease EME1 isoform X3, with translation MLLQDSGCDVLLSTLAGLEQRNRVEEHDLTHSVSWSRKLPTEDEDCRVVQEDQVLMVVTQLEFKDMMMSIKQTLIGGCEEANSLFQPLCDYLNRNTGAVVSLLVTGRQNCQRGGSYDVDDDEDEVCPRSHLGLQNIDIEQVLVYLQLCKNVTVHFLFGWQEVTDHVCAVTKALSKRPFRTLQDNPDLGFCVNGLWTGGVRVERSGRGLAQVWTRQIQQLNRVSVAMAAAVTTAYPSPQLLLQAYEKTESEEEQCGLLADLTVRGGAKERRIGPELSNRVHRFMISQNPELVLD